Proteins co-encoded in one Pseudomonas beijingensis genomic window:
- a CDS encoding AzlD family protein: protein MNIETAGYGTLLIILIMAAVTLATRWGGVFVMSFVPINYRVQQFITAMSGSVLVAVLAPLAVKGDNGARLALLTTAIVMLTLKKPLPAIAAGILAAALARQF from the coding sequence ATGAACATCGAAACGGCGGGTTATGGCACCTTGCTGATCATCTTGATAATGGCCGCGGTGACATTGGCGACTCGGTGGGGCGGTGTTTTCGTGATGTCGTTCGTGCCGATCAACTATCGGGTGCAGCAGTTCATCACGGCCATGTCCGGTTCGGTGCTGGTGGCGGTGCTGGCTCCGCTGGCGGTTAAAGGTGACAACGGCGCACGCCTGGCTTTGCTGACCACGGCAATCGTCATGTTGACATTGAAAAAACCGCTGCCAGCCATTGCGGCCGGCATACTTGCAGCAGCTTTAGCCAGACAGTTCTGA